GGACTGGCAAATTTTCATGTCTCACTGGTGATTGTGGGTCTGGTAAAGTTGAGTGTTTAGGTAGTGGGGCCCAACCACCTGCCACGTTGGCGGAGTTTACCTTGAACGGTGCTGATGGGTTAGATTTTTATGATGTCAGCTTAGTGGACGGTTATAATTTACCTATGCTGGTTATCCCTAAGAAAGTGACACGCGGAGGTTGTGGCGCGACGGGGTGCTTGATTGACTTGAATGGCGCGTGTCCGAAGGAATTGAGGTTGTCAGCCGCGTCAGGCGGCAAGGGTGCGGTGGCATGTAGAAGCGCTTGTGAAGCGTTTGGTGATCCGAGATTTTGTTGCAGTGAGGGGTATGCTACGCCCGAGACATGTGGACCATCCGTGTAttccttgttttttaaacatGCTTGCCCACGCTCGTATAGCTACGCGTACGATGACAAGACCAGCACGTACACCTGTGCTGCTACAGACTACGATATCATATTTTGTCCATTGCCTTATACCAGGTAAATTTACTAATTTAACTTTATCGAtgattttatattgtttgatGATCTTATGTTTATTTGAGGATAGTTGAGTAATTTTAGTAACTTTAGTGGGTTGACAAGCTGTCAAGTTCCAGAAATTTCGGATTTGTGTTTGCGGATATGATTAGTAGCCAGGGAGTTTATAATTGAGGAGTGATAGTGATGAATGATGGGCCGAATTAATGTTTGAAACGACACAATTTATTAGCAACCAATAATGATTTTACCCAgttaactaacaaaaaaaaaaacaatgatggcATGTGAATTTGGATTAGTCATAATATGCTAGAATTAGTCAACGGATCATGGTCAATGTCTGCTAAAGTCTGAGTGAGTGGTTGACAGCATAATTGAGCAAtcattttggaaagaaaatgcGGTGGTAGAATTGTCTCCATCGACGGTTCATGGAAATTAGTCTAGTTGCATTCGAACAATTGACTTCTAATGTTCTTTCATCATGTTAGTTGTTTGCGACATTGACAGCAAACAAGAACAGTTTTATCCATCATGCTCCGTAGAAAAGTTACCATCTTGGTCAACCTAGAGTTGGATTGGATCATTAGAAGCAACAATCCACGTTGTAGATGTAAATGTGAATGCTGTGGCTTCCAATTAATGGCTAAACCACTTTCAGTTGATTATTTTACGCTGAAAAGGCAGCCCTGTATCAGGAAACTTCATGTATTTCCTTTTTAAATTCCAGCCAGAAATTGCTGGCATTGCGAAAAGATGGGGTGGAGCTCCCACTTGTGAACAAGACTACGATGTACCGCCGAAGCCATGGTGCTTCATCTCCAGGTGTGGTTCAACAGCAATTTCTTGCTGGCGCAGCCTCTATAGTAACGGCACTTTTGCTCTTTTGGCCACCTTTATTTCCCTTGTGACTAACGTTGGCCTGGACACTTTCAGGCAGATAGTTGCTTTAAATTCCCGCTCGTGAAGGCTAGGGGTCCCTTTTCTCAATGCTGCACCGCTCTCCGTCAGCATTTCTTACAGAACAGGTGATGATGGATGATCAACGACGTCTGTCTGGCTTATTAATTATTGTGAGAAATCTTGTAAATCTCTTCCTCTGTATGCACGTAGCTCTTTTATTAGGCATACATTTTGTATAGTTCACGTGAATTTTCTATATCCAATGCCTGTTCTATATCAATTTGGCAAATGATTTTGGCCTTTTCGGctaaacaaaaattcttatGATCAAGTGATTGTATCACCCCGAAGTTATTGAAAGAGAAGGCGGTTGTGCTTTTGATTTTACAGCAGATGTTGGGATTGTTCAAGTTACAACACTGAATTGAGGcgttttcttcccttttcttgcGTTGTTTGAATTGTTCATATTGCCCCTGAGATTTGAATTGTTTCGCAGCAGATCAATAAGATACTATTCACTCCATCAGAATCATTTCCAATGAGGTTGGAGAGTTTGGAAGATTTTGCTTCCTTTCACTCGCTCTAAGCTTCAAACCATTATCATCTAGGAGCCGTTGTACCTGAATCAACACGGTGAAAGGTCAGCCTAGAAAGAGTGGAACTGGGAATTAGATTGCGACAAGACTTCTAGAGTATGATTGAAACAATGTCAAGTTTTAACATCATGTTATGTCTCAAATTCTAATCCTAATTAAGGACATGgacaataaaatccatataGACTTGTAGGATTAGGATTGTAATTAATACTTTACCCATCAAAACTAAGACATATTCCATATGTAAATAGGTGCTTAGACCTTTTTTTTGTGCGTCAAATTGTGTACTTTTGTGAGCTGCGTGTGCTGTGAAGTTTAGGTGTAAATGGCCATGATCTTCATTAGGAACCTTGCCACTGAATTTCAACTCTCCATTTTGGACCTTGCATGAGAGGATGATGTTATTTGAAATGAGGCTATTTGGTTTAAATTATGCAATGCAACagcaaattttaatttgtttcaacGATGCagagaaagaaatcaaaacttAGAGAGAGCTTCTGGAGTAACCAAGGCATCCAGCTTAACATCAACTTCTGAGATCCACTTGCTGCAAAAAATAAGGGTATTGCTGATATTGGCTACTGCCAAATTGTCTAGCAAAACCACACCCTGTCTTCATAGAATTTCACCCCTAGCAAAATATAATAGATTTTACTCCTCTTGTTCATGATTCTGGAGCGCATCATTGTAACAGTGGTAAGAGTTGGAATATCTGAATTCTCGCAGTGAATGGTTGCTGAAAGAATGGGAATTAAGTTCAACTATGAATACGGCACAAGGTCTAACTAGACTCCAAAAAGCTGTCGTCATGAAAATCAGCAGACGTAAGGTTCCAGGAAAGTATTGAGAAGGTGACCATATCTAGCCAACGGACCCTGAAAATACAAGTGCTTGAGATATTATACAATAGATTGTAAAGCCTGTAAATTCTGGTAAGGGGAACAAGGGAGCTGAAAATATATGCTAACAGCTAGGATGTCTAACAGCATATCAATTTGTGGATTTGGCTTCAGATACTTACCTTAAAAATGATAATTCGCAAACATAATCAGTGTAGAAACCAACAGAGAAATTTACAATCGCATTAGCATGAAACTGAAAGAATGCGGCAGAATCTACTAAGGGAGAAGAATTAGAACACAATTTGAATATGGATGCCAAACTAAGCTCCTAGTACCGATTATAACAGAGTAAATATTTTCCCCGAGTCTTGAAACTTGGTACTAAAAGAAGACTATAACATAGATAAATCATAGTAGAAACCTCAATTCATAAATCAGaaggaggataaaattaatACACCTGTTGGGTGCTActtaagagaaaagagaggacaTAAAACTATAGTTACTGCATCACCAGAGATCGGCATTGTTGGCCACCAAGGGAGCACAATTGGCAAGACTGTACAGGAGTATCCTTCGTATTCATATGGAGTGATGATTTCCAAGTCTCCGCTTTGGATATTGTACAAGATGAAGGCGGGAAATAGGAATAAGCACCACCACGTCCTTATCGTTTGGGTGGAAAACTGCTGCCTTTGGAGAGAACGTACTCAATGATGCCATGCTAGCATGGCAAAGATCTGGTCCTTGAAGATCATGTTGTAAAAGAAGATTTTGCGTGTCAAGATCATTCTTCTACTCTCATAGTCCTTGAGCTCACAAACACTCAAATTATCGTCATCACCGCCAACAGTTGCATATTCCAACCGCATGCACCGCAAAAATCCTTGGCATACCCCAAGACATTCACTACGATTGATCCATGGGTCAGACCGTGACAGTACAATTTCAGATCCATCAATGAAAATAGTTTGATCATCATTAAAGGGATCATAAGTGACAACATCACTTCCGTTGTACCAATGCAACTTTCCATCATATGCAACATCATTGAGGAAATAGTCGTACGGCCGACCGGAGAGAATAAATTCATTCCATTGTCCAGCTTCAGAACACTATACATCCATATAAGCATCAAGCTCTGATATTGGAGTAAACTCCAGTACCCTGAACCGCGGTTCATATTCTTGTCCTTTGAACATCCCGTCTCATAGTCATTGTTTCATGGAAATCTCACCGTTATTTCCTTCCTGCCAACGGCTTGTAGGCTCAAGAACATCAAAAGAATAAACAgccaaataaaacaattaagagTCAACTTCCATGACCACAGACAAGAAGACCCAGCAGTCAAAATACGCAACCCTCATTTACAACAACGTTTAAGGAAATAAGATTACCTCAAATGTTGGGATTTATTTAAGTCAGCAGATATGAAATTCGGTGATGActggttctttttctttcataggTTGTGTGGTAAGCTTTGCTCAGCTTGAATGTATCAACACATTGTTCTCTCACTGGCAGATCGAtctaaggatttttttttattacttcatTGGAGAATTGGGAAATATGGAAGATTTTGCTCTTTCCGTCTCTTGATCCCCTGTGCACGGCACAAATCTGGTGTCATAATTACCTCAAAGTTATTTATCAAGATCTCTTTTGGGCTGCACACTTTCAAGTCCATTGGGCAACTTGGAAAAAGTTCTCTTAAAGTCTTTAGCTGTAACACCTGTTCATGGCTTCTGTCAACAGTTTTCGAACGGGCCTAGCTTGgaaatttgttgaaaaaagtCCAACAACGGCTTTTCTAGTGCATAATCCGAATCGCATCAAATCTATTAAAGTTGAACTAAACATTAAAACCTAATCGATGCTTCCACGTAACTCGCAGCAACCCCTCTTGAGGTAGGACAGTTCGGAGGATTTTACTTCCTTCGACTCCCACCAAGCTTCAAACCATTATAATCTAGGAGCTATACACTCGAGTGTTATACATTAATCCACAAAGTGAAAGGTCAGCGTAGAGCGAGTATGATATAATACATGTTAAGTTGCTGTAAAGTAGCAGAAATTATAATCCTAATTAAGGACTTGACAATCGTGGGCTTATGATTGGTTCGGCCTAAAAATGAAAACCTTGAACGATTACGACTATGGCTAatactttttctattttagttaaaacattacaattaaaaaaaaaagtctaaataaCAACCCACTTTTATTGTGggttttatcttaaaatattatgaatgaaATTGTTCATTCTACTTTGCTTCTTttatatttcatctttattGTTTAAGAGgtaaatatcattaaaatttaattacatattTAATCGATCTATGTT
This region of Populus trichocarpa isolate Nisqually-1 chromosome 9, P.trichocarpa_v4.1, whole genome shotgun sequence genomic DNA includes:
- the LOC7494259 gene encoding thaumatin-like protein 1b isoform X2, whose translation is MDHLFLSLTLFALIPLSSFSGVEPITFKFINKCRHTIWPGLLSGAGTSQLPTTGFYLNSGKSRTVKIPRSWSGRLWGRTFCSQDRTGKFSCLTGDCGSGKVECLGSGAQPPATLAEFTLNGADGLDFYDVSLVDGYNLPMLVIPKKVTRGGCGATGCLIDLNGACPKELRLSAASGGKGAVACRSACEAFGDPRFCCSEGYATPETCGPSVYSLFFKHACPRSYSYAYDDKTSTYTCAATDYDIIFCPLPYTSQKLLALRKDGVELPLVNKTTMYRRSHGASSPGR
- the LOC7494259 gene encoding thaumatin-like protein 1b isoform X1: MDHLFLSLTLFALIPLSSFSGVEPITFKFINKCRHTIWPGLLSGAGTSQLPTTGFYLNSGKSRTVKIPRSWSGRLWGRTFCSQDRTGKFSCLTGDCGSGKVECLGSGAQPPATLAEFTLNGADGLDFYDVSLVDGYNLPMLVIPKKVTRGGCGATGCLIDLNGACPKELRLSAASGGKGAVACRSACEAFGDPRFCCSEGYATPETCGPSVYSLFFKHACPRSYSYAYDDKTSTYTCAATDYDIIFCPLPYTSQKLLALRKDGVELPLVNKTTMYRRSHGASSPGVVQQQFLAGAASIVTALLLFWPPLFPL